CCACCGGCAAGGACGCGCGGAACCCCAAGCGCAAGGTCCCCCGCCAGGGCGCCCTCGTCTACAACCCCGGCGGGCCCGGCGCGTCCGGCATGTACTTCCCGCTGATCGGTTTCCTCCCCGAGTGGAAGCCGATCGGCGCCGCCTACGACCTCGTGGGCTACGCGCCGCGCGGTGTCGACCGTTCCGCGCCGCTGTCCTGCCAGGACCCGAAGCGGTTCCAGAAGGCGCCCTCGCAGTCCCCGACGTTCCCCTCCGAGTCGTACAAGAAGGAGCGGATCGCGGAGGCGAAGGCGTACGCCCGCGGCTGCGCGCAGCGTTCCGGGGCGGGCCTGCGCCACTACACGTCGCTGAACAACGCCCGTGACCTGGACGTGCTGCGCGCCGGACTCGGCGAGCGGAAGCTGACGTTCATGGGCGCGTCGTACGGGACGTACTTCGGTGCCCTGTACGCGACCCTGTTCCCCTCGCACGTGCGCCGGATGGTCTTCGACTCGGCGGTGAACCCGGATCCCGAGCAGATCTGGTACCGCAACAACCTCGACCAGTCGGCCGCGTTCGAGGGCCGTTGGGCGGACTTCCGCGGCTGGATCGCGCGCCACGACGACGTGTACGGCCTCGGCGGCACACCCGATGAGGTGCTGCACTCGTACGAGAGGGCGCGGGCCCGGCTCGCCGCGAAGCCCGCCGGGGGCACGGTGGGGCCGGCCCAGCTCCAGGGCGCGTTCCTGCAGGCCGGGTACTACGACGACTACTGGCCGCAGCGTGCCCTGGCGCTGTCCGCCTATCTGAAGGGTGACCCGAAGCCGCTGGTGCAGATCGCGGGTCCGCATCCGGAGGCGGCGGCGGAGCAGGAGAACGGCAGCGCGGTCTACACGGCCGTGGAGTGCAACGACGCGTCCTGGCCGACCGACTGGCGCACCTGGGACCGCGACAACACGCGGCTCGCGCGGGTGGCGCCGTTCGAGACCTGGGACAACGTGTGGATGAACCTGCCGTGCGCGTACTGGCCGGTGCCGCGGCAGAAGCCGCTCGACGTGCGGACCCTGCCGGGGGAGTTGCCGCCGACGCTGATCCTGGCGGCCGAGCGGGACGCGGCGACGCCGTACGACGGGGCGAAGGAGCTGCACAGGAGGCTGTGGGGTTCGGTGCTGGTGACGGAGAACGGCGCCGGCACCCACGGGATCGGCGGCGGCCCCAACACGTGCGTCAACGGCTATCTGGACGCCTACCTGCTGGAGGGGCGGCTCCCCGGGCGGGACGCCGGATGCGCACCGCACAAGGAGCCCACGGCGCAGGCGCCCGACGGTGAGCGCGGCACCGAGGGCGCGAAGGGCCCGGCGGCGACGCCCAAGGACGCGGAACAGGCCGGGCCGGCCGCCCGGAGCGCCGGGCAGGCGCCCTGACGGACGGTTCGGTGACATGACGACGGCGGGCGCCCCCGGAAAAGGGGCGCCCGCCGTCGTGTCGTGCCGGTCAGGCGAGCCCTGCCACCAGTTCGGTGATGTGCTTGCGGCGGCCCGTGTAGAACGGGACCTCCTCGCGCACGTGCATCCGGGCCTCGGAGGCACGCAGATGACGCATCAGGTCGACGATGCGGTACAGCTCGTCGGCCTCGAACGCGAGGATCCACTCGTAGTCGCCGAGGGAGAACGAGGCGACCGTGTTGGCGCGCACGTCCGGGTAGCCGCGGGCCATCTTGCCGTGGTCGGCGAGCATCCGGCGACGGTCCTCGTCGGCCAGCAGGTACCAGTCGTAGGAGCGCACGAAGGGGTAGACGCTCACGTAGTCGCGGGGCGTCTCGTCGGCGAGGAACGCCGGGATGTGCGAGCGGTTGAACTCGGCGGGCCGGTGCAGCGCCATGTTCGACCAGACCGGGTCCAGCGCGCGGCCGAGGCGGGTGCGCCGGAAGAGGTTGTACGCCTCCTGGAGCTGGTCGCTGGTCTCGGCGTGCCACCAGATCATGAGATCGGCGTCGGCCCGCAGCCCCGAGACGTCGTAGGTGCCGCGGACGGTGACGTCCTTCGCGGCGAGCTGGTCGAACAGCTCCTGGACCTCGTCGGCGTAACCGGCGCGGTCCTCCGGCAGTACGTCCTTCAGCCGGAAGACGGACCACAGGGTGTAGCGGATGGCCTCGTTGAGGTCCTTGGCCAGCTTGCCCTTGTTCGGGACCCTGCCGGACTCGGTGGTGGGGGCGTCGTCACTCATGGGGCTATTCTCCCGCTCCGCCGTGCAGGCTCTGCACCGGGTCGGCCCGCAACGCGTCCAGGCCGCCGAAGTCGCCGCCGAGGCCGTCCACCGCGGCGTACGCGGAGGCGATGCAGGCGGGGATGCCGACGCCGTCGTAGGCGGCCCCACAGACGGCGAGGCCCGGCAGCCTGCCCACGTGCTCGCGGACCCGGGCCACGCGCGCGTGGTGGCCCACCGGGTACTGGGGCAGTCCGTCGTCCCAGCGTGTCACCCGGGTCTCCACCGGCTCGGCGTCGAGGCCGGTGGCCTCCCGCAGGTCGTGCCGGGACACCCGGACCAGGTCGTCGTCGGGGCGGCCGAGCACCTCCGTCTCGCCGTACCGTCCGACGGAGGTGCGCAGCACGGTCAGGTCCGGGTTCCGCTCGGCGATCCAGCCCCATTTGCGGGAGGCGAACGTCGAGGCCTTGATGGTGTGTCCGTCGACCGGCGGGACCAGGAATCCGCTGCCCTCGGGGAGGGTGGCGTCGGCGCGGCGGTAGGCGAGGGTCACGAGGGCCATCGACGCGTACTCGACGGCGGCCAGTTCGGTCGCGGCGGCGGGTGCCTCGGCGCGCAGCAGCGCGGCGGCGGCCGGGGCGGGCACGGCGAGGACGACCGCGTCGGCGTGCAGGACCCGGCCGCCCGCGACGATCCGCCAGGCGGACCCGGGCCGCTCGTCGGACGCGGGGCCTGCGGGGCCCGTCCTGCGCAGTGCGGTGACCGGGGTCCCGGTGAGGATCTCGCCGCCGCGTGCGGTCACCGACTCGGCCACGGCGAGGGGCAGTCGGCCCACACCGCCGTCGATGCCCATGAACACCGGCCCGGTCTGCTGCGCGGCGGCGGCCTTGGCCTGGATCTCGCGGACCGCTTCCGTGAGGGAGGTATGGGTGCGGGCGGCGGCGTACAGCTGGGGGACGGCGAGGCGCAGGGAGATGCGGTAGGCGTCGCCCGCGTACACCCCGCCGAGGAGGGGTTCGACGAGACGGTCGACGACCTCGCGGCCCATGCGGGCGGCCACGTACTCGCCCACCGCGATGTCGTCGCCGACCTCGGTGCGCGGGAGGTCGGCGTCGCGCTCGACGCGGCGCAGGCCCTCCTCGGAGAGGACGTCCGCGAGGGCGGAGGCGGTGCCGGGGACGCCCATGACGTGCCCCTTGGGCATGGGGCGCAGGACA
The window above is part of the Streptomyces sp. NBC_01428 genome. Proteins encoded here:
- a CDS encoding alpha/beta hydrolase yields the protein MRAAVLQGTAGSLLLTALVAAPAGGTTAWPDGTGSASAEARGAVVAAQRAAAAGIRFGACPKVEELPGNLQCGTVTVPLDYAHPDGRRIKLTVSRVKATGKDARNPKRKVPRQGALVYNPGGPGASGMYFPLIGFLPEWKPIGAAYDLVGYAPRGVDRSAPLSCQDPKRFQKAPSQSPTFPSESYKKERIAEAKAYARGCAQRSGAGLRHYTSLNNARDLDVLRAGLGERKLTFMGASYGTYFGALYATLFPSHVRRMVFDSAVNPDPEQIWYRNNLDQSAAFEGRWADFRGWIARHDDVYGLGGTPDEVLHSYERARARLAAKPAGGTVGPAQLQGAFLQAGYYDDYWPQRALALSAYLKGDPKPLVQIAGPHPEAAAEQENGSAVYTAVECNDASWPTDWRTWDRDNTRLARVAPFETWDNVWMNLPCAYWPVPRQKPLDVRTLPGELPPTLILAAERDAATPYDGAKELHRRLWGSVLVTENGAGTHGIGGGPNTCVNGYLDAYLLEGRLPGRDAGCAPHKEPTAQAPDGERGTEGAKGPAATPKDAEQAGPAARSAGQAP
- the hemQ gene encoding hydrogen peroxide-dependent heme synthase; translated protein: MSDDAPTTESGRVPNKGKLAKDLNEAIRYTLWSVFRLKDVLPEDRAGYADEVQELFDQLAAKDVTVRGTYDVSGLRADADLMIWWHAETSDQLQEAYNLFRRTRLGRALDPVWSNMALHRPAEFNRSHIPAFLADETPRDYVSVYPFVRSYDWYLLADEDRRRMLADHGKMARGYPDVRANTVASFSLGDYEWILAFEADELYRIVDLMRHLRASEARMHVREEVPFYTGRRKHITELVAGLA
- the hemG gene encoding protoporphyrinogen oxidase, which gives rise to MREEDVRTGSGHVVVVGGGIAGLAAAHRLLGRGFRVTVLEASDRLGGKLLTGEIAGARVDLGAESMLARRPEALALARETGLGDLLQPPATASASLWNRGVLRPMPKGHVMGVPGTASALADVLSEEGLRRVERDADLPRTEVGDDIAVGEYVAARMGREVVDRLVEPLLGGVYAGDAYRISLRLAVPQLYAAARTHTSLTEAVREIQAKAAAAQQTGPVFMGIDGGVGRLPLAVAESVTARGGEILTGTPVTALRRTGPAGPASDERPGSAWRIVAGGRVLHADAVVLAVPAPAAAALLRAEAPAAATELAAVEYASMALVTLAYRRADATLPEGSGFLVPPVDGHTIKASTFASRKWGWIAERNPDLTVLRTSVGRYGETEVLGRPDDDLVRVSRHDLREATGLDAEPVETRVTRWDDGLPQYPVGHHARVARVREHVGRLPGLAVCGAAYDGVGIPACIASAYAAVDGLGGDFGGLDALRADPVQSLHGGAGE